From the Nostoc sp. PCC 7107 genome, the window CAACCATCTTAAATATGATCAAGTGATTGAGGCTTGCGATCGCTCATTAAAAAACCTCAAAACCGATTATATCGACCTTTATCAAATCCATTGGCCTGCCGGGGCGTTTAATAGTGCAATTGTGCCAATAGAAGAAACAATGAATGCTTTAAATGATCTCAAACAACAGGGAAAAATTAGGGCAATAGGTGTTTCTAACTTTTCTCGTGATCAATTAGCCGAAGCATTGCAATATGGACGCATTGATAGTTTGCAACCTCCATATTCTTTATTTTGGCGGCAGATTGAACAAGATGCTATGCCCTATTGTAGCGAAAATCAAATTTCTATCTTGGCTTATTCACCCTTAGCCCAAGGATTATTAACTGGTAAATTTCCTCGTGGGCAGAAATTTGCCCCAGAAGATAATCGATCCAGCAATAAACTATTTCAAGGCGAAAACTTTGAACACGCTCAACAAGCTTTAGATAAACTCCGCCCTATAGCGGAACGCCATAATTGTACCTTGGCGCAGTTAGCGTTGGCCTGGTTAATTGCCCAACCCCAAGCAAATGCGATCGCCGGTGCGCGTTATCCTGAACAAGCAAAAGATAACGCCAAAGCCGCTGATGTCAAACTTTCCCCTGAAGAAATTGCCGAAATCGAGGCGATCGGGCGGATTGTCACTGATAACCTTGATAACAACCCAGTCATGTGGAATTGGTAAGCTGATATTTCTTCATCACACCAGAACCCAGACTTCTTTGATAAGTCTGGGTTCTGAGATTTAGCTAATAACTAACCACAAATATTGCAAGAATAAACAAAATGTCAACTTTAGTAAACTAGTGCTTACTGATTCCTAACTCAGTGTTAAATTGAATAGCAAGACATCAAACTAAGAAAAACCAAACCCAAAGGGCAAACGACTATGATGTCTCCTGTCAGTAGCCCAAGCAAATGTTCAGCATAACTCTAATTAAAAGTGGTCAAAGCCCAATAATATAAATAAAAGGCGAAGCCAAATCCCAAAGCGGAAAAACAAAGATCGCTGAAGTTGCTAGTTATAAAGTCCACCTTAGTTGCTTACTCTGTCAATTATTTAGCTAAGTTTAAGAAATTTGAAACCTGTGGATTCCCAATAACCTGGTCATCGTTGACCAGGTTTTGATATTTTTATCTATTGCCATAAATTAAATTTTTATACAAGGATTTGATTATAATTTAACAAATACCTTGCAATATAAATGTTAGCGAAAAAAGCAATTAATCGGATTTCAACCTTATTTTCCCATTATCCTTGGTTGATTATATTTATCTTTTCAATTCTCGGTTTGATAGGTATTCTTAACCATTCAATGTGGCGAGATGAACTCAATCCTTGGTTGATTGTCAGAGATAGCCAATCTTTTACCGATTTAATTGCAAATATTAAATATGAAGGACATCCGGTTTTGTGGTATTTTTCTCTAGCATGTTTGAGAAAAATTGCTGACAATCCCTTAATCATGCAAGTTTTTCATTTGTCTATTACCATTACTGCGATCGCAATTTTTTACTTATCTAGTCCTTTTAGTTATAAACAAAAAATACTATTTACATTTGGCTATTTTCCTTTATATGAATATTTTTTAATTTCTCGTAATTATGCCTTTAGCTTGCTGTTTATATTTGCTTTTTGTGCAGTATTTCCATCTAGAAAAAAAACTTATTTATATTTGGCTATTTTATTAGGTTTACTTGCTAATAGTAGCGCTTATGCTTTGCTAGTATCATTTTCATTATCATTGACTTTGCTAGTCGAATTTTATTTGGATAGTGAGCATAGAAAACAGTATTTCCAACAAAGCAAAAAATATGATTTATTTTTAAGTATTGGAATTATTATATTCTCTTTTATATTGTCAGCTTATATTATTACTCCTCCTGGAGATAGCTATCTACATGGAGGCTTAAATAATGGATGGACACTACAAATAGATATCCGCCATTTATTGAAAGGTATAAATAGATTATTTGCTAGTTATTTTTTGATTATTCCGCAGAGAAGATGGCTAGATTCAATTATTTGTGCTGCCATAGCTTTATTTATATTTGCATTAACTTTAATCAAGCTTTTTAAAAAGCCATTTCCTCTGTTTTTCTATACATTAGGAAATGGTGTAATACTCACATTTATATATTTCAGATATTTACAATTCCCCGGAAGTCCTCGTCATTTAGGACATCTTTATTTAGTTTTAATAGCGGCCTTATGGTTAGAAAGT encodes:
- a CDS encoding aldo/keto reductase, with the translated sequence MEKRKLGTSAVEITPIIVGTWQAGKRMWVGIEDADSIKAIRAAFEAGITTVDTAEVYGEGHSERIVAEALSDVRDQVQYATKVFSNHLKYDQVIEACDRSLKNLKTDYIDLYQIHWPAGAFNSAIVPIEETMNALNDLKQQGKIRAIGVSNFSRDQLAEALQYGRIDSLQPPYSLFWRQIEQDAMPYCSENQISILAYSPLAQGLLTGKFPRGQKFAPEDNRSSNKLFQGENFEHAQQALDKLRPIAERHNCTLAQLALAWLIAQPQANAIAGARYPEQAKDNAKAADVKLSPEEIAEIEAIGRIVTDNLDNNPVMWNW